One Alphaproteobacteria bacterium DNA segment encodes these proteins:
- a CDS encoding PocR ligand-binding domain-containing protein, producing the protein MPDKQKRRFEDLVDIRQFSSLMESFYQATGIPHGLIGVDGAILSGIGWQDICTNYHRANAASLCRCQESDNYIASHLHEGPYVGYKCANGLMDYASPILIDGQHVATIFLGQFLHEPADAEAFRKQARELGFDEEGYLAALSKVPVMSVEQARSTMAFFSKIASMLATGGFERLRHLEARDEVEKLNLGLLDRVEERTRELTLSNRSLEEEVEEHKLIEGLLKREHDFVQALIEGMPGVYYLLDTAGRFVLWNRNMEIVTGYAAAEMAGKSALDLFVDGDKEQISQKINMVFKEGRAEAEACLISKDGCETPYIFTGVRVELNGVPYLTGVGIDVAERQRSARALQAKADAVERSNAELEQFAYVASHDLREPLRMISSYIALLERRYGAALDKEAHEFIAFAKDGAQRMDRLVLDLLEFSRVGRSQHPMVLVDVRKILEDAMANLSMSIRENAARIEIAGEMPTITANAHELTRLFQNLIGNAVKYRHADRPPHIRVECKKAKSEWIFSVADNGIGIDSHYFDRIFLIFQRLHSRKDFDGTGIGLAVCKKIVEHHGGRMWVTSVPGIGSTFSFALPISSS; encoded by the coding sequence ATGCCCGACAAACAGAAACGTCGGTTCGAAGATCTCGTCGATATCCGCCAATTCAGCAGCCTGATGGAATCCTTCTATCAGGCGACGGGGATTCCCCACGGATTGATTGGTGTTGATGGCGCGATTCTGTCCGGCATCGGCTGGCAGGACATCTGCACGAATTATCACCGCGCCAACGCGGCGTCGCTTTGCCGTTGTCAAGAGAGCGACAACTACATCGCCAGCCACCTCCATGAAGGCCCATATGTTGGCTACAAATGCGCCAATGGCTTGATGGATTACGCATCGCCGATTTTGATCGACGGCCAGCATGTCGCCACCATCTTTCTGGGGCAATTCCTGCACGAACCTGCGGATGCGGAGGCCTTTCGCAAACAGGCGCGCGAATTGGGATTCGATGAGGAAGGATATCTGGCCGCCCTGTCGAAAGTGCCGGTGATGTCGGTCGAGCAGGCCAGATCCACCATGGCGTTCTTTTCGAAAATCGCCAGCATGCTGGCCACCGGCGGATTTGAACGCCTGCGACATCTCGAGGCGCGAGACGAAGTTGAGAAGCTCAATCTAGGTCTATTGGACCGGGTCGAGGAACGGACCAGGGAACTGACGCTCAGCAACCGCTCGCTTGAAGAAGAGGTTGAAGAGCATAAGCTGATCGAGGGGCTTTTGAAGCGCGAGCACGACTTCGTGCAGGCGCTGATCGAAGGCATGCCTGGCGTCTACTATCTGCTGGATACGGCTGGCCGGTTCGTTCTTTGGAACAGAAACATGGAAATCGTCACCGGCTACGCTGCCGCCGAAATGGCCGGAAAAAGCGCGCTCGATTTGTTCGTGGATGGCGACAAGGAGCAGATTAGTCAGAAGATTAATATGGTGTTTAAGGAAGGACGGGCAGAGGCGGAAGCCTGTCTGATCTCCAAAGACGGTTGTGAAACGCCATACATCTTCACGGGCGTACGCGTGGAACTGAATGGCGTTCCTTACTTGACTGGGGTCGGCATCGACGTGGCCGAACGTCAACGATCTGCCAGGGCCTTGCAGGCAAAGGCCGACGCCGTCGAGCGATCGAATGCCGAGCTTGAGCAATTCGCCTATGTCGCTTCGCATGACCTGCGTGAACCTTTGCGCATGATCAGCAGTTATATCGCCCTGCTTGAACGGCGTTATGGCGCCGCGCTCGATAAGGAGGCGCATGAATTCATCGCCTTCGCCAAGGACGGCGCCCAGCGCATGGATCGGTTGGTGCTGGACCTCTTGGAATTCTCCCGTGTCGGGCGGTCGCAACATCCCATGGTGCTGGTCGATGTGCGCAAAATTCTTGAAGACGCCATGGCGAATCTGTCCATGTCCATTCGTGAAAATGCGGCCAGGATTGAGATTGCGGGCGAGATGCCGACGATAACGGCCAATGCCCACGAATTGACCAGACTGTTTCAGAATTTGATCGGCAATGCCGTCAAATATCGCCATGCCGACAGGCCGCCCCATATTCGCGTCGAGTGCAAGAAAGCGAAATCGGAATGGATATTCTCGGTGGCCGACAACGGCATCGGCATCGACAGTCACTATTTCGACCGCATCTTCCTGATTTTTCAGCGTCTGCACAGCCGCAAGGACTTCGACGGCACCGGCATCGGCCTTGCCGTGTGCAAAAAGATCGTCGAGCATCATGGCGGACGGATGTGGGTAACGTCGGTTCCTGGGATCGGCTCTACTTTTTCTTTCGCGCTGCCCATATCATCTTCGTGA
- a CDS encoding 4Fe-4S dicluster domain-containing protein translates to MSRKPQTKVAAEKPSKTVKQTPPKARMVTVYIMGKRHVVPEHATIMRAIEYSGQQIIRGAGCREGFCGACGTIYRLPGDYKIHSGLACTTLVQEGMSLTQIPAVPMEKAIYDIEKLSPDVDTIKRLYPVVFRCVACNTCTKSCPQGIQVMDYIQAAKRGDVAAIMDISFDCVGCGLCALRCPAEIVQHKVGVLGRRLYGRYLAKESKELDARIKQVQGGEYDDEYASMMGMDKTSLSKMYYERDIEP, encoded by the coding sequence ATGAGCCGCAAACCTCAGACGAAGGTCGCAGCGGAGAAGCCAAGCAAAACGGTTAAGCAAACGCCGCCCAAGGCGCGGATGGTCACCGTTTACATCATGGGCAAGCGCCATGTCGTGCCCGAACACGCGACCATCATGCGCGCCATCGAATATTCCGGCCAGCAGATCATCCGAGGCGCCGGTTGTCGTGAAGGCTTCTGTGGCGCCTGCGGCACCATTTATCGCCTGCCGGGCGATTACAAAATCCATTCGGGCTTGGCCTGCACCACCTTGGTCCAGGAAGGCATGTCGCTGACACAGATTCCGGCAGTGCCGATGGAGAAGGCGATCTACGACATTGAGAAGCTGTCGCCCGACGTCGACACCATCAAGCGTCTTTATCCGGTGGTTTTCCGCTGCGTGGCTTGCAATACCTGCACGAAAAGCTGTCCGCAGGGCATCCAGGTGATGGATTACATCCAGGCCGCCAAGCGTGGCGACGTGGCCGCCATCATGGACATTTCCTTCGATTGCGTGGGTTGCGGCCTGTGCGCGTTGCGTTGTCCGGCCGAGATCGTGCAGCACAAGGTGGGCGTGTTGGGACGGCGCCTTTATGGCCGCTATCTGGCCAAGGAAAGCAAGGAACTGGACGCCCGGATCAAGCAGGTGCAGGGCGGCGAGTATGACGATGAATACGCATCGATGATGGGAATGGATAAAACCTCTCTCAGCAAGATGTACTACGAGCGCGATATCGAGCCTTAA
- a CDS encoding FAD-binding protein, whose translation MYPDYLAGLLKEVDRTRPKRLELAKSGNPVYPPMNAEERKDVLSKYHPDYSKGALQKIRVGPNKGQELTTEITELLEAHSMVEPRLMDIHLREPDYETDLLIIGGGGAGCWAAITAMQNGVNSMLVTKLRLGDSNSMMSEGGMQAAVAPQDSPTRHYLDALGGGHFENNPELVRILTQDGPEVVKELERLGVIWDKMPDGSMQVLHGGGTSRKRMVSCRDYIGAIITRTLMDEVHNHPDKIQVREFEPAVELVLDDKGRCAGAILYSLDSEQFLTVKAKATIITTGGFGRLHIRGFATTNHYGATGDGLVMAYRAGAKLAFMDSVQYHPTGAVFPEQIAGFLITEKIRGAGGQPLNKHGELFVFPREPRDIESAAIIRECSTERNNGIETYAGRTGVWLDSPLIDMIHGEGYTKHQFPGMCRQFNRFGIDITKQPMLIYPSLHYQNGGVEINGRCETNIPGLFVAGEASGGVHGRNRLMGNSVLDYNVFGRRAGRYASEYAKTVTVGKLSLEHVTKHVKELKKEGIETDLVSPMILPSYTPEDVKTQQLARLGSAPARHSMLRSRISPGDKKAAE comes from the coding sequence ATGTATCCCGATTATCTTGCCGGTCTTTTGAAGGAAGTCGACCGTACGCGCCCCAAGCGCCTGGAACTGGCGAAGTCCGGCAACCCGGTCTATCCGCCGATGAACGCCGAGGAGCGCAAGGACGTTCTGTCCAAGTACCATCCCGATTATTCGAAGGGTGCGCTTCAGAAAATTCGCGTCGGCCCCAACAAGGGCCAGGAACTGACCACGGAAATCACCGAGCTGCTTGAGGCCCATTCGATGGTCGAGCCGCGCTTGATGGACATCCATTTGCGCGAACCCGATTACGAAACCGATCTGCTGATTATCGGCGGCGGCGGCGCCGGTTGCTGGGCGGCCATTACCGCCATGCAGAACGGCGTCAATTCGATGCTGGTGACCAAGCTGCGCCTGGGCGATTCCAACAGCATGATGTCGGAAGGCGGCATGCAGGCTGCCGTGGCCCCGCAAGATTCGCCGACTCGCCACTATCTCGACGCTCTGGGCGGCGGGCATTTCGAGAACAATCCCGAACTGGTGCGCATTCTGACTCAGGACGGCCCTGAAGTGGTCAAGGAACTCGAGCGTCTGGGCGTCATCTGGGACAAGATGCCGGACGGCTCGATGCAGGTTTTGCATGGCGGCGGCACGTCTAGGAAGCGCATGGTTTCGTGCCGCGATTACATCGGCGCTATCATCACGCGCACGCTGATGGACGAGGTGCACAACCATCCGGACAAGATCCAGGTGCGCGAGTTCGAGCCTGCCGTCGAACTGGTGTTGGACGACAAGGGCCGCTGCGCCGGCGCCATTCTCTACAGCCTGGACAGCGAGCAATTCCTGACCGTGAAGGCCAAGGCGACCATCATCACCACCGGCGGCTTCGGCCGTTTGCACATTCGCGGATTCGCCACCACCAACCATTACGGCGCCACCGGCGACGGCCTGGTCATGGCCTATCGCGCCGGCGCCAAGCTGGCTTTCATGGATTCGGTGCAGTATCACCCGACCGGCGCCGTCTTCCCCGAGCAGATCGCGGGCTTTCTGATCACCGAAAAGATTCGCGGCGCAGGCGGTCAGCCCTTGAACAAGCATGGCGAGCTGTTCGTCTTCCCGCGCGAGCCGCGCGACATCGAAAGTGCGGCCATCATTCGCGAGTGCAGCACCGAGCGGAACAACGGGATCGAGACCTATGCCGGTCGTACCGGCGTGTGGCTGGATTCGCCCTTGATCGACATGATCCATGGCGAGGGCTACACCAAGCATCAATTCCCCGGCATGTGCCGACAGTTCAATCGCTTTGGCATCGACATCACCAAGCAGCCGATGCTGATCTATCCGTCGCTGCATTATCAAAATGGCGGCGTCGAGATCAACGGTCGTTGCGAGACCAACATTCCCGGCTTGTTCGTGGCGGGCGAGGCGTCGGGCGGCGTGCATGGCCGCAACCGTCTGATGGGCAATTCTGTGCTGGACTACAACGTGTTTGGACGCCGTGCCGGACGCTATGCCAGCGAATACGCCAAGACGGTGACGGTCGGCAAACTCAGCCTCGAACATGTGACCAAGCATGTCAAAGAGTTGAAGAAGGAAGGAATCGAGACCGATCTGGTTTCCCCGATGATCCTGCCTTCCTATACGCCCGAAGACGTCAAGACCCAGCAGTTGGCCCGGTTGGGCAGCGCTCCGGCCCGCCATTCGATGCTGCGCTCGCGCATCTCTCCGGGCGACAAGAAGGCGGCGGAGTAA
- a CDS encoding 4Fe-4S dicluster domain-containing protein: MSVRINSDKETRNFVAKVERISGQNLRACYQCGKCSAGCPMAAYMDVLPNQIIRLAQFGFEEELVKSEAIWTCVSCLTCNTRCPKGVKIAEVIEAVRQIVLRTRKDHMNFEKLPLGTLRNVPPIALIGSMRKFTS; this comes from the coding sequence ATGTCGGTGCGCATCAATAGCGACAAGGAGACGCGCAATTTTGTCGCCAAGGTCGAGCGTATCAGCGGTCAGAATCTGCGCGCCTGCTACCAGTGCGGCAAGTGCTCGGCGGGATGCCCGATGGCCGCCTATATGGATGTGCTGCCGAACCAGATCATCCGCCTGGCCCAGTTCGGTTTCGAAGAGGAACTGGTCAAGTCCGAAGCGATCTGGACCTGCGTTTCTTGTCTTACCTGCAACACCCGTTGCCCCAAGGGCGTCAAGATCGCTGAGGTCATCGAGGCAGTTCGCCAGATCGTTTTGCGTACGCGCAAGGATCACATGAACTTCGAGAAATTGCCTTTGGGCACGCTGCGCAACGTGCCGCCGATCGCTTTGATCGGCAGCATGCGAAAATTCACGTCGTAA
- a CDS encoding CoB--CoM heterodisulfide reductase iron-sulfur subunit B family protein, producing MKFSYYPGCTLKNHAKNFEDSTLFSMSHLGLEVEEMSRWNCCGTVASLAADDLIHQLAPIRNLIRVKEEGNTQLVTACSMCFNTLKRANERVRANPTELTQMNDFMYDEETPYEGDVDVHHVLGVVRDTVGFKDVKAKVVKPLTGLKVANYYGCTLVRPKQAAIDDTENPVVMENLVKALGATPVEYPMKTECCGAYRTVDNPHIVADKTYQIVGSARALGADVIAVSCPLCAYNLDHRQEMTIKDHPDFIGLPVVYFTQLMAIAFGCAEQVLQFGLHHFSPKPVLAGKGLI from the coding sequence ATGAAGTTTAGCTACTATCCGGGCTGCACGCTCAAGAACCACGCCAAGAACTTCGAGGATTCGACTCTGTTCTCGATGTCGCATCTTGGACTTGAGGTCGAGGAAATGTCGCGCTGGAATTGCTGCGGCACCGTCGCTTCGCTTGCGGCAGACGATCTCATCCATCAACTGGCCCCCATTCGCAACCTGATCCGCGTCAAGGAAGAAGGCAACACCCAGCTGGTGACGGCCTGCTCGATGTGCTTCAACACCTTGAAGCGCGCCAACGAGAGGGTTAGGGCCAATCCGACCGAACTGACGCAGATGAACGATTTCATGTACGACGAAGAGACGCCCTACGAAGGCGATGTCGACGTGCATCACGTTCTGGGCGTTGTGCGCGATACGGTTGGGTTCAAGGACGTCAAGGCCAAGGTCGTCAAACCGCTGACGGGCTTGAAAGTGGCCAATTACTACGGCTGCACGCTGGTGCGCCCTAAGCAGGCCGCCATCGACGATACAGAAAATCCCGTCGTCATGGAAAATCTGGTCAAGGCCCTGGGGGCGACGCCTGTCGAATATCCCATGAAGACGGAATGTTGCGGCGCCTACCGCACGGTCGACAATCCCCACATCGTGGCTGACAAAACCTATCAGATCGTAGGTTCGGCCCGCGCCCTGGGGGCGGACGTCATTGCCGTCAGTTGCCCGCTTTGCGCCTACAATCTCGATCATCGCCAGGAAATGACGATCAAGGATCATCCCGATTTCATCGGCCTGCCGGTCGTCTATTTTACGCAATTGATGGCGATCGCGTTTGGCTGCGCCGAACAGGTCTTGCAGTTCGGCCTGCACCACTTCTCGCCCAAGCCGGTGCTTGCCGGCAAGGGTCTGATCTAA
- a CDS encoding 4Fe-4S binding protein codes for MYFGKLKEAKGVVHINESWCKGCGFCVNYCPTKVLVLSKDYNAKGYHPPQVQDAELCRDCKFCELICPEFAIYVSPAPSDGDEDKETHGA; via the coding sequence ATGTATTTCGGCAAGTTGAAGGAAGCCAAGGGCGTCGTCCACATCAATGAAAGCTGGTGCAAAGGCTGCGGTTTTTGCGTGAACTATTGCCCGACCAAGGTGCTGGTTCTGTCGAAGGACTACAATGCCAAGGGTTATCACCCCCCGCAGGTTCAAGACGCCGAATTGTGCCGTGATTGCAAATTCTGCGAACTGATCTGCCCTGAATTCGCGATTTACGTTTCGCCCGCTCCTTCGGATGGCGACGAGGACAAGGAGACGCATGGTGCGTAA
- a CDS encoding 2-oxoacid:acceptor oxidoreductase subunit alpha translates to MVRKVKADPKGVLEGPHFMDGDHALAEGALAAGCRFFAGYPITPSTETAERFAERCPEAGGLFIQMEDEIASIAALIGGAWGGQKVMTVTSGPGMSLMLENIGLACMTETPMVIANVQRGGPSTGLPTLTAQQDMMQARWGSHGDYRVIALVPDSPQECFDLAIEAFNLSETYRVPVLIMTDETVGHMHEKVVIPPADKIEVVERNWYEGPKDQYKPYKFGAENYMPGPMVKVGDGYRFHVTGLVHDERGYPQATVEAGKINITHLIEKIDSNRDKIVRFEADQLDDAEVVVVSYGITSRIAIKAVMDARKQGIKTGNFRMITAWPFPEKQIREIASKVKAIVVPEINYGQMVLEVERLAAGKCKVVSVNSTGGAVHDPNEILAAIKEARS, encoded by the coding sequence ATGGTGCGTAAGGTCAAAGCAGATCCCAAGGGCGTTCTTGAAGGCCCGCATTTCATGGACGGCGACCATGCCCTGGCCGAAGGCGCCTTGGCGGCCGGTTGCCGCTTCTTTGCGGGTTATCCGATCACGCCTTCGACGGAAACCGCCGAACGCTTTGCCGAACGCTGCCCCGAAGCGGGCGGCCTGTTCATCCAGATGGAGGACGAAATCGCCTCTATCGCCGCTCTGATCGGCGGCGCCTGGGGCGGCCAGAAGGTGATGACCGTCACCTCGGGTCCTGGCATGTCGCTGATGCTGGAAAACATCGGTCTGGCTTGCATGACAGAAACGCCGATGGTGATCGCCAACGTGCAGCGCGGCGGCCCTTCCACTGGCCTGCCGACCCTGACCGCCCAGCAAGACATGATGCAGGCCAGGTGGGGTTCGCATGGCGATTACCGCGTCATCGCCCTGGTTCCCGACAGCCCGCAGGAATGTTTCGATCTGGCCATCGAGGCCTTCAATCTGTCGGAAACCTACCGCGTTCCCGTGCTGATCATGACCGACGAAACGGTCGGCCACATGCATGAGAAAGTGGTGATTCCGCCCGCCGATAAGATCGAGGTGGTCGAGCGCAATTGGTACGAGGGGCCCAAGGATCAGTACAAGCCCTACAAGTTCGGGGCTGAGAATTACATGCCGGGTCCGATGGTGAAGGTGGGCGACGGCTATCGCTTCCATGTGACAGGCTTGGTGCATGACGAACGCGGTTACCCGCAGGCCACCGTCGAGGCGGGCAAGATCAACATCACGCATTTGATCGAGAAGATCGATTCGAACCGCGACAAGATCGTGCGCTTCGAGGCCGACCAGTTGGATGACGCCGAAGTGGTGGTGGTGTCTTACGGAATCACGTCGCGCATCGCCATCAAGGCGGTGATGGATGCGAGGAAGCAGGGCATCAAGACCGGCAATTTCCGAATGATCACGGCATGGCCCTTTCCGGAAAAGCAGATCCGCGAGATCGCTTCCAAGGTCAAGGCCATCGTGGTGCCGGAGATCAATTACGGCCAGATGGTGCTGGAAGTCGAGCGATTGGCCGCTGGCAAGTGCAAGGTCGTCAGCGTCAACAGCACGGGCGGCGCCGTCCACGATCCCAACGAAATTCTTGCCGCCATCAAAGAGGCCCGGTCATGA
- a CDS encoding 2-oxoacid:ferredoxin oxidoreductase subunit beta, with protein MNVNANANFAQDNPMSQFLRMERMPHIWCPGCGIGTVVTAFAEAIKKSGLDLDKVAIVSGIGCTGRTAGYVKLDSFHSTHGRAIPLATGLKLANPEMKVVVFSGDGDLTSIGGNHFIHAARRNMDITVICVNNFTYGMTGGQMTPTTPHTANASTTPYGNYEYPFSLPFVADACGATYVARWTSLHARQISGSIKEALNHKGFSFIEVIAPCTTLYQRRNRLGDGLDALEYYQNDAEIAHGMDTRQVDIDYQGKIRIGKFVEKQKPTYLDNVNQHYAQVLGDEYELYGKTTPEREAEEKAKAEAAAAKGGA; from the coding sequence ATGAACGTGAACGCCAACGCCAATTTCGCGCAAGACAATCCCATGTCGCAGTTTCTGCGCATGGAGCGCATGCCGCACATCTGGTGCCCTGGCTGCGGCATCGGCACCGTGGTGACGGCCTTTGCTGAAGCCATCAAGAAGTCGGGTCTTGATCTCGACAAGGTCGCCATCGTTTCCGGCATCGGCTGCACGGGCCGCACCGCCGGATATGTCAAACTCGATTCCTTCCACAGCACGCATGGACGCGCCATTCCCTTGGCTACCGGCCTTAAGCTGGCCAACCCCGAGATGAAGGTTGTCGTCTTCAGCGGCGACGGCGATCTGACCAGCATCGGCGGCAATCACTTCATCCATGCGGCAAGGCGCAACATGGACATTACCGTGATCTGCGTGAACAATTTCACTTATGGCATGACCGGCGGACAGATGACCCCGACCACGCCACACACGGCGAATGCTTCGACCACGCCTTACGGCAATTACGAATATCCTTTCAGTCTGCCCTTTGTGGCCGATGCCTGCGGCGCCACCTATGTGGCGCGCTGGACCTCGTTGCACGCCCGCCAGATCAGCGGGTCGATCAAGGAAGCCCTGAACCACAAGGGGTTTTCCTTTATCGAGGTGATCGCGCCCTGCACCACGCTGTATCAGCGTCGCAACCGACTGGGCGATGGGTTGGACGCGCTGGAATACTACCAGAACGATGCCGAGATCGCGCACGGCATGGATACCCGCCAGGTCGATATCGACTATCAGGGCAAAATTCGCATCGGCAAATTCGTCGAGAAGCAAAAGCCCACCTATCTTGACAACGTCAATCAACACTATGCGCAGGTGCTGGGCGACGAATACGAACTGTACGGCAAAACCACCCCCGAACGGGAAGCCGAGGAAAAGGCCAAGGCCGAGGCTGCCGCCGCCAAGGGTGGCGCGTGA
- a CDS encoding 2-oxoacid:acceptor oxidoreductase family protein, whose protein sequence is MMEVRFSGFGGQGIVRCALITGKAISLYDDKFATMTQSFGPEARGGACSSQLVVSETRVLYPYVTVPGVLVALSQEAYNKYEPELGNGGILIVEQDLVKQKPDTGRVQIFPVPATRFAEELGNRLFANLVVIGFFAAVTKCVTPDAVKKALPELVPGRFLKANIQAFDKGYAYGNELMATRDGAGKMADVCEAVE, encoded by the coding sequence ATGATGGAAGTTCGCTTTTCCGGCTTTGGCGGCCAGGGCATCGTTCGCTGCGCTCTGATTACGGGCAAGGCAATCTCGCTCTATGACGACAAGTTCGCCACCATGACCCAGAGCTTCGGACCCGAGGCCAGAGGCGGCGCTTGCAGTTCGCAGTTGGTGGTGTCGGAAACGCGCGTGCTTTATCCCTATGTCACGGTGCCGGGTGTTTTGGTGGCGCTGTCGCAGGAAGCCTACAACAAGTACGAGCCTGAGCTTGGCAATGGCGGCATTCTGATCGTCGAGCAGGATCTGGTGAAGCAGAAGCCCGATACCGGACGCGTGCAGATTTTCCCGGTTCCGGCCACCCGCTTCGCCGAGGAGTTGGGCAATCGCCTGTTCGCCAATCTGGTTGTGATCGGCTTCTTCGCCGCCGTCACGAAATGCGTGACCCCCGATGCCGTCAAAAAGGCGCTGCCCGAGTTGGTGCCGGGCCGCTTCCTGAAAGCCAATATCCAGGCTTTCGATAAGGGCTACGCCTATGGCAACGAACTGATGGCCACCAGGGACGGCGCTGGGAAAATGGCTGATGTCTGTGAGGCTGTAGAATGA
- a CDS encoding CoB--CoM heterodisulfide reductase iron-sulfur subunit A family protein → MTKRTGVFVCHCGNNIAATVDVARVAKEMGEVEGVIFSKDYVYMCSDPGQSTMANAIKDNKLDSVVVSCCSPTLHEKTFREVTEDGGELNPYRCEIANIREQCAWVHKEKPKATEKALKITKAAIKRVQNNQSLTPIGVPVTKRVMVIGGGVAGIQAALDLANAGLQVVLVEKSPTLGGNMIKLSETFPTLDCSQCILSPKMVEVSKNKNIKLLTQAEVQEVSGFVGNFKVKVRQKAIFVDPELCKICDDCSKVCPTVVKNEYDENLTARRAIFIPFAQAIPATYTLDESSCLGLNPVVCGKCADVCEVGAINYDMRPKMITEDVGAIVVATGFDLYGKENLGEYGMGKYEDVLDGLQFERLCSASGPTGGHVLRPSDHKEPKNVVFIQCAGSRDPESHCAYCSKICCMYTAKHATLYKHHVPDGQAYVFYIDIRSGGKGYEEFVQRSMERDEVMYLRGRVSKVYEQDGKMVVKGVDTISGKNVQIDADMVVLALAMQPSKGTADVAKTLKIGRDKDGFLAEAHPKLRPVESVTAGIFLAGAAQAPKDIPETVCQASAAASKVIALLSKDELMHSPAIAKVRLSHCTGCEMCVQACPYGAISLTGPGAKANVNDVLCEGCGTCQAVCLRAAIDVKNITQLQIHDMINASLGV, encoded by the coding sequence ATGACAAAGCGTACGGGCGTCTTCGTCTGCCATTGCGGCAACAATATCGCGGCTACCGTCGATGTGGCGCGCGTGGCCAAGGAAATGGGTGAGGTCGAAGGCGTCATCTTCTCGAAAGACTATGTCTATATGTGTTCCGACCCCGGTCAGAGCACAATGGCCAATGCCATCAAGGACAACAAGCTGGACAGCGTCGTCGTTTCCTGCTGCTCGCCGACGCTGCATGAAAAGACCTTTCGCGAGGTGACGGAAGACGGCGGCGAGTTGAACCCATACCGCTGCGAGATCGCCAATATCCGCGAACAGTGCGCCTGGGTGCACAAGGAAAAGCCCAAGGCCACGGAAAAGGCACTGAAGATCACCAAGGCCGCCATCAAGCGTGTGCAGAACAATCAGTCGCTGACCCCCATTGGCGTTCCCGTCACCAAGCGGGTGATGGTGATCGGCGGCGGTGTCGCCGGCATTCAGGCGGCGCTTGATCTGGCCAATGCCGGGCTTCAGGTGGTGCTGGTCGAAAAAAGCCCCACCCTTGGCGGCAACATGATCAAGCTGTCGGAAACCTTCCCGACGCTCGACTGCTCGCAATGCATTCTCTCGCCCAAGATGGTCGAGGTTTCCAAGAACAAGAACATTAAACTTCTGACCCAGGCAGAGGTTCAGGAAGTTTCGGGCTTTGTCGGCAATTTCAAGGTCAAGGTCCGCCAGAAGGCGATCTTCGTCGATCCCGAACTGTGCAAGATCTGCGACGATTGCTCGAAAGTTTGCCCTACCGTCGTCAAGAACGAATATGACGAGAACCTAACGGCGCGCCGCGCCATTTTCATTCCCTTCGCGCAAGCGATCCCAGCGACCTATACGCTGGATGAAAGCTCCTGCCTGGGATTGAACCCCGTTGTTTGCGGCAAATGCGCCGATGTTTGCGAAGTGGGCGCCATCAATTACGACATGCGTCCGAAGATGATCACCGAGGATGTGGGCGCCATCGTCGTCGCCACCGGATTCGATCTGTACGGCAAGGAGAATCTGGGTGAGTACGGCATGGGCAAGTACGAGGACGTGCTTGACGGCTTGCAGTTCGAGCGCCTGTGTTCGGCATCCGGCCCCACCGGCGGCCATGTCCTGCGCCCCAGCGACCACAAGGAACCCAAGAACGTCGTCTTCATCCAGTGCGCAGGCTCTCGCGATCCTGAATCGCACTGCGCCTATTGCTCGAAGATTTGCTGCATGTACACGGCCAAACACGCCACCTTGTACAAGCATCACGTTCCCGATGGCCAAGCCTATGTCTTCTATATCGACATTCGTTCGGGCGGCAAGGGATACGAGGAATTCGTGCAGCGTTCGATGGAACGCGACGAAGTGATGTATTTGCGCGGACGCGTCTCGAAAGTTTACGAGCAGGACGGCAAGATGGTGGTCAAGGGCGTGGACACCATTTCCGGCAAGAATGTTCAGATTGACGCCGACATGGTGGTTCTGGCTTTGGCCATGCAGCCGTCGAAGGGGACTGCGGATGTCGCCAAGACCCTGAAGATCGGGCGCGACAAGGACGGCTTCTTGGCCGAAGCGCATCCCAAACTGCGCCCTGTTGAAAGTGTTACGGCTGGCATTTTCCTGGCGGGCGCCGCCCAGGCACCCAAAGACATTCCGGAAACCGTCTGCCAAGCCAGCGCCGCCGCCAGCAAGGTGATCGCGCTGTTGTCGAAGGATGAGCTGATGCACAGCCCGGCCATCGCCAAGGTGCGCTTGAGCCACTGCACGGGCTGCGAAATGTGCGTTCAGGCCTGCCCATACGGCGCCATCAGCCTGACCGGCCCTGGCGCCAAGGCCAACGTCAATGACGTTCTGTGCGAAGGTTGCGGCACCTGTCAGGCGGTCTGCCTGCGCGCCGCCATCGACGTGAAGAATATCACGCAGTTGCAGATTCACGACATGATCAACGCCTCTCTTGGAGTGTGA